In Pongo abelii isolate AG06213 chromosome X, NHGRI_mPonAbe1-v2.0_pri, whole genome shotgun sequence, one DNA window encodes the following:
- the TCEAL7 gene encoding transcription elongation factor A protein-like 7, producing the protein MQKPCKENEGKPKCRVPKREEERPYGEFERQQTEGNFRQRLLQSLEEFKEDIDYRHFKNEEMTREGDEMERCLEEIRGLRKKFRALHSNHRHSRDRPYPI; encoded by the coding sequence ATGCAAAAACCCTGCAAAGAGAACGAAGGAAAGCCAAAGTGCCGCGTgccaaagagggaggaagaacGCCCCTATGGAGAATTTGAACGCCAGCAAACAGAAGGGAATTTTAGACAGAGGCTGCTTCAGTCTCTCGAAGAATTTAAAGAGGACATAGACTataggcattttaaaaatgaagaaatgacaaGGGAGGGAGATGAGATGGAAAGGTGTTTGGAAGAGATAAGGGGTCTGAGAAAGAAATTTAGAGCTCTGCATTCTAACCATAGGCATTCTCGGGACCGTCCTTATCCCATTTAA